The DNA segment TTCAAAGCTCTCCACCTGCTCCTGCACCAGATTTCGCGTATCATCCGACCCCTGCTGATTGATATAGGAGCCGATGGATACAAGAATACAAATCAGAATAGCGTCCGCAAGAAACCGTTTCATACAATCACTCCTTTGTCAATACGTCATAAATGCCGTCTGCGATAACATCCAGGGAATTCGATACCTCCTCAAAGGTATTCACATCACCGCCAAGCTCCATCAGTATTATGTTCTTGGCAACCTCCTGATTATAATATGCCTCCCTAGTCATGACCCCCTTCATGATACCATTCTTTTTCGCATTGATTGTGTCAGTTAATGTCGTGGACAGCCTGGTTGCCGTCTTGGCATTCTTTCCCAGTCCGCCGACGACAAACATCCCCTTGGCGTAATTCTTTCCATCGATATTGATATAGCTGGCTTCCCTTGGAATACTGTCACGATGCAGATCCAGACACATATCAAAGCCGCCGTAATTCACAAGCGCCTCATTAAGATATTTATAGGAAACTACATAGGATTCATTATAGGTAAGCCCGTGCGTATCACGGTAGCGTATAAAGTCATTGGTTTCCAAAACGACCTTGATTCCACGATCCTCCAGCTTCTGCGCAAGTATAGCGGCCGCATCCAGAACGGTCTTTCCACCCTTGTAGCTTTCATCCTGATGCGTGTCATAAATATATACGCGCTTTCCGGTACTCTCTGCCTTTTTATCCTTGGACGCATCCTCCTTTTGCGTATTGGCATTCTCTTTACCATTATCCTTTTCCTCCCCCTTATCCTGCGGGGTATTTTGTTCCTCTGTGGTTTTGGGAACAACGGTGGGATTATCCTGTGTGGTTTCTACTGTTATTTCTTCCTTGGGAATGGTCAGATTGGAGTTATACGAAAGCACGTTCAGCGAATCCTTCAGGGAGAGGGAGCTGTTGATTGTTTTCTGCTTGTATACAAAATTATTCAAAAGATCATCCGCACTGTTAAAGCAGTTTTTTAATCCGCTGGTAAAGGGTGTCAGATAGAGAAAAGCAATCAGTACGAAGACCTTAACGAGAAGCTTGCATGTAGATTTCATAGAAAAAAGCACTCCCTTCTCTACCACCATATGTGATAGGGCGTGCTTTCATGTTAAACAATGCAGGACAAAAAACGACATTAGAGCTGTTGATAATCGGGATGCAGGAAGCGATTCAGGCTTTCGGAAACGATATAAACCAGATGCTTCAGCTCATCATCCATGGATTTCGGTGTGACGACCAGATTCAGATAATCACTGTCATGGATTTTCTGTAGAATGGCCTGCTTTTCCTCACCGCTGACCTCCAGGGTTTCCTGCAGAATGGCACCGATGCTTGTTACGGTTGCGACACCGATTGCAATCACCGGAATGTGCAGACTTTTTTCACAGAGTGACATACGGTGGTTTCCGACACCGCTGCCCGGCTGAATCCCTGTATTGTTGATTTGGACAACGCGGTTGATCCGGGCAATATTGCGGGTAGCCAGGGCATCAATGGCAATTACCAGATCGGGCTGATAGCTTTGCGCAACACTTTGCACGATGGATAGTGATTCCAATCCGGTCTGTCCCATAACACCCGGCTGCAGCACTGCAACATTCCGTGTTCCTTTTAAGTATTTGGGATTTTCATTTGCATACAGATGCGCGGTTACCAGTATTTCATTCGCCGCCTGCGGGCCGAGGGCATCCGATGTAATAAAGCGGTTTCCCAGTCCGACAACAAGAATTTTCTGCAGCTGTATATGCATATTGTCACTCATATGCTGCAGGTTTTCCTGTATTGCGTCGATCATATTTTCCCGTACGATATGATCCCCCAAATCATGGCATTCTATGGAAACATAGTCGCCCTTGCTTTTTCCTAGCTCATTTTCATCACATAGAACCTTGATATAATTGCTGCGTATAAAATCATTCTTTTTTTCAATATGCTCATAGGTTTTTGACTGGATATCTGCGGATATGATTTCATCCGCAAAATCACTGCGTATCTGATATACTTCTGCCATTTTTATACACCTCTTCCATAGTATGGTTTTTTTTCACCTTATTATTGCTTTTTTATATTCTTTTTGATATAATTTATTGGCAATTGAAAACTAGGAGGTGCAACATGCCACAGATCCAATCACAGAAAAAACGTGTAAAAACCAACAACAAAAGAAACCTGGCTGTAAGTGCTCAGAAATCTGCATTGAGAACTTCTATCAAAAAAGTTCTGGCTGCTGTTGATGCGAAAGACGCTGCTGCCGCTGCTGCTGCTTACAACGAAGCAAGTTCTAAATTAGATAAAGCTGTTGCGAAGGGTATTCACCACAAAAACTACGCAACAAGACAGAAATCACGTTTGGCTAAAGCAATCAACGCTATTGCTGCATAAGAAACAGGACAGAGGTTCTGTTTTTTTTCGTTTCATGCTATGATAGTATAGATGGGAAAGGAAGGATCGTATGAAACCCTATGTCGGGATATTGCTGACCTCACTCCTTTTGTTTGGCTGCAGTGCTACACAGAAGGAAGCAAAGCAAGACCTAAGGGATCCATCTGTGGAGCTGAAGCAGACCTCGATTCGCAACAGTACTGCCATTGATGATGATACCTGCTATAAATACCAGCGTTCTTTGCTGCATGAAAACCTGCAGGATGATTATGACCGGCTGTATGGTGCCCTGCTGCATCATGAAGCCTCTGTGCTGCTGGATTGCAGTGTGCCCTATGTGATGACCCTCTTTGATGCTGTTACCTTTGATCATCCCGAGCTGTTCTGGTCAAATTATGAATATAATTACAAGGAATCCGAGGACAAAAAAAGCGTAACCCTGTATCCGTCCTATGCCTATGATAAAAAGGAAAGCGCCGCTTTGCAAAAGCAGGTGGATGCTGTGGCAAGTCCCCTCCTGCAAAAGGCACGCGAAAAGCAGGGAGATTATGAAAAGGTCAAGTTTCTGTATGACTGGATCATAGATCATACAGATTATGTAAACAAGGAAGAAAATAATCAGAATATGCTGAGTG comes from the Erysipelotrichaceae bacterium 66202529 genome and includes:
- the rpsT gene encoding 30S ribosomal protein S20; protein product: MPQIQSQKKRVKTNNKRNLAVSAQKSALRTSIKKVLAAVDAKDAAAAAAAYNEASSKLDKAVAKGIHHKNYATRQKSRLAKAINAIAA
- a CDS encoding stage II sporulation protein P, with translation MKSTCKLLVKVFVLIAFLYLTPFTSGLKNCFNSADDLLNNFVYKQKTINSSLSLKDSLNVLSYNSNLTIPKEEITVETTQDNPTVVPKTTEEQNTPQDKGEEKDNGKENANTQKEDASKDKKAESTGKRVYIYDTHQDESYKGGKTVLDAAAILAQKLEDRGIKVVLETNDFIRYRDTHGLTYNESYVVSYKYLNEALVNYGGFDMCLDLHRDSIPREASYINIDGKNYAKGMFVVGGLGKNAKTATRLSTTLTDTINAKKNGIMKGVMTREAYYNQEVAKNIILMELGGDVNTFEEVSNSLDVIADGIYDVLTKE
- a CDS encoding transglutaminase, translating into MKPYVGILLTSLLLFGCSATQKEAKQDLRDPSVELKQTSIRNSTAIDDDTCYKYQRSLLHENLQDDYDRLYGALLHHEASVLLDCSVPYVMTLFDAVTFDHPELFWSNYEYNYKESEDKKSVTLYPSYAYDKKESAALQKQVDAVASPLLQKAREKQGDYEKVKFLYDWIIDHTDYVNKEENNQNMLSVLLDQEAVCAGYSKSFKYLLDQLDIPNAVILVQVIENPDEYHVVNMVQMDKAWYYLDPTFGDIKIEKSYANYRYAYFGMTSEEMENIYTPQQEIKKTTAVKDSFFYHEGAYLKGYDEDQITAIIASNINNPNPCLAIKCNSRQTYEHVKQLLRSQHIFDLFENAGYNPQEFEYYSLDENYCFFLNYW
- a CDS encoding GPR endopeptidase; this encodes MAEVYQIRSDFADEIISADIQSKTYEHIEKKNDFIRSNYIKVLCDENELGKSKGDYVSIECHDLGDHIVRENMIDAIQENLQHMSDNMHIQLQKILVVGLGNRFITSDALGPQAANEILVTAHLYANENPKYLKGTRNVAVLQPGVMGQTGLESLSIVQSVAQSYQPDLVIAIDALATRNIARINRVVQINNTGIQPGSGVGNHRMSLCEKSLHIPVIAIGVATVTSIGAILQETLEVSGEEKQAILQKIHDSDYLNLVVTPKSMDDELKHLVYIVSESLNRFLHPDYQQL